One Pelagicoccus enzymogenes DNA segment encodes these proteins:
- a CDS encoding TonB-dependent receptor plug domain-containing protein: MKKIPKSSWLAVTLAATTPWAHLTAQNSEAADEEEIFELSPFTVSSEGDDGYRANSTTAGSRLNTQLKDVAASVTVLTDAFMDDLGATDLDGALSMVAGVDTDLTNDTQNISSPGGGGYIGGDFNDPNARENSVRVRGLGRATKSANYLKVRGPVDRYNMERTEFLRGPNSLLFGLGRPAGVVNYTTKKAHLRRDINKIDFVLDNFGTRRLQVDFSRTLIEDKLAARFAGVINDQRFMAETARNLDRKAYLTFKYKPFKNTVLDAYIENTTLDARKPNYRVPQDNVSDWLEGWNNAGEQLAALKSSDPDTYGDMSLEEFRERNFLHDASWPYESQGRPRPTGDYVFDERLKTDADGNPLEFEGQWIRHMDGRERALTGYYSGDATYSGGDWSIPYSPGGEGYTTLYGNITTTGRQPTNGRGGAVQPRTRLRFARSSHPFDNRDGQAFADPQVLDEGIFPFMDQELGTLPGNYRDIKSKKLGFNFEQKVNDDFYLSASYLKEDYERHQNFGPLAQTQAISIDVNRYLPGAIQNPGLFFGAPYVKDLVTLDSNGEIATRTDLPGGGTIRPTLDQAVTQAQMIVDHINAGGSLERRKQGGNTAIIPQAELQEIAANNTLFLEQVANREPNPNFLRPFFHGRHISGHEQYESESALIQANYDFDFRDRSDRLGFLGLHRLTGFGSVSKDSTLGWRASDVATYNEDLARTGENDQHSANRWFWPIFYIGDPVALGDTSLNITGLPENTRPHLDNRIGHYYYTNENSDRGEWLINEEGLEIEEGIIGRTLSFDGLEQEGYGASLQSFFWNNRIVSTIGWREDTVASIMYERLPDETPAWDKISDGDERSDWDTANPITTLEQTKALTTGSVVFHATPWLRFFYNESENFDLTSPATDGFGRNIDSQGGETTEYGVGLTLFENKLDLKFNIYETAQVNQRAGSLVWARMKNFEDTVRRMLQTLDGRFTNGDPTPYNIEDWTRVTGIDAEGNLLTDSPGYRVPELDDDGNQIIDFNGNPQWTFEDEEISWRPETNVNTTQDSVSKGWELSGTWNPTRNLRIRGSVSRLENAISNVHEETLEYVAKRGEYWNQFFDAGYHTNGHNDATVYWAEPDSPAADELPVWDTEVDGELPYNNYRVETMGAIPQPDRLLTARFWNTVGDDILNALAIQGISSHGISEYNARVVANYSFRDGFMKGFSFGTNLRWESGKGLGYDVVEVADEELPFNFPNTDVNGDGLIDETEFLAVRRDVENPIEGDSHVTGGLMVNYKGKLHGDKIDWRIQLNVDNVFKQGDDLRIIRFNSDGSPVFALNRPTTFKLTNSFRF; this comes from the coding sequence ATGAAAAAGATCCCGAAAAGCAGCTGGTTAGCAGTCACGCTCGCAGCAACTACCCCCTGGGCACACCTCACTGCCCAAAATTCGGAGGCAGCGGACGAAGAGGAAATCTTCGAACTGTCGCCTTTTACCGTATCCTCAGAGGGCGACGATGGCTACCGCGCAAACTCGACCACCGCTGGCAGTCGACTGAACACTCAGCTGAAGGACGTCGCGGCGTCCGTCACCGTTCTTACCGACGCCTTCATGGACGATCTCGGCGCCACCGATCTCGATGGGGCACTCTCGATGGTCGCCGGCGTCGATACCGACCTCACCAACGACACTCAGAACATCTCATCGCCCGGCGGCGGTGGATACATCGGCGGCGATTTCAACGATCCTAATGCGAGGGAAAACTCCGTTCGCGTTCGCGGCCTCGGCCGAGCGACCAAGTCCGCTAACTACCTCAAGGTACGTGGCCCCGTGGACCGCTACAACATGGAGCGTACCGAGTTCCTGCGTGGTCCTAACTCCTTGCTCTTCGGGCTCGGTCGGCCTGCTGGCGTAGTGAACTACACCACCAAGAAAGCTCATCTTCGGCGCGACATCAACAAGATCGACTTCGTGCTAGACAACTTCGGCACGCGCCGTCTGCAAGTCGACTTCAGCCGCACCCTCATCGAAGACAAGCTTGCCGCTCGTTTCGCCGGCGTAATCAACGATCAGCGGTTCATGGCGGAGACCGCCAGAAATCTAGACCGCAAGGCGTATTTAACATTCAAATACAAACCTTTCAAGAACACCGTTCTCGATGCCTATATCGAAAACACCACGCTCGACGCTCGCAAACCGAACTACCGCGTGCCTCAGGACAACGTAAGCGATTGGCTAGAAGGCTGGAACAACGCAGGCGAGCAACTCGCTGCTCTCAAGAGTTCTGATCCCGACACCTACGGCGACATGAGTCTCGAGGAGTTCCGCGAACGCAACTTCCTGCACGACGCTTCCTGGCCATATGAGAGCCAAGGACGTCCGCGCCCCACCGGAGATTACGTCTTCGACGAGCGCCTAAAAACGGACGCCGACGGCAATCCCCTCGAATTCGAGGGCCAATGGATCCGTCACATGGACGGCAGAGAACGCGCCCTCACCGGCTACTACTCCGGTGACGCCACCTACTCCGGCGGTGACTGGTCCATCCCTTACAGCCCAGGGGGCGAAGGGTACACCACCCTCTACGGCAACATCACCACTACCGGTCGACAGCCGACCAACGGACGTGGCGGCGCTGTGCAACCACGCACACGACTTCGCTTTGCTCGCAGTTCACACCCGTTCGACAATCGCGACGGTCAAGCGTTCGCGGACCCACAGGTTCTGGACGAAGGAATCTTTCCCTTCATGGACCAAGAGCTCGGCACACTTCCCGGAAACTACCGCGACATCAAGAGCAAGAAGCTTGGCTTCAACTTCGAGCAAAAGGTAAACGACGACTTCTACCTCTCCGCTTCGTATTTGAAAGAAGACTACGAGCGTCACCAAAACTTTGGACCTCTCGCACAAACCCAAGCGATTTCCATCGACGTCAACCGCTACCTCCCAGGCGCGATCCAAAACCCTGGACTGTTCTTCGGAGCGCCCTACGTGAAGGATCTGGTAACCTTAGACAGCAACGGCGAGATTGCCACGCGGACGGACCTTCCAGGAGGCGGCACCATCCGCCCCACGCTCGATCAAGCTGTCACGCAGGCTCAAATGATCGTCGACCATATTAACGCCGGCGGCTCGCTCGAGCGACGCAAACAGGGAGGAAACACAGCAATCATCCCGCAAGCCGAGCTGCAGGAAATCGCGGCCAACAACACGCTCTTCCTCGAGCAAGTGGCCAACCGGGAACCGAACCCGAACTTCCTCCGTCCCTTCTTCCACGGACGCCACATCAGCGGACACGAGCAGTACGAATCGGAATCGGCCCTCATCCAAGCCAACTACGACTTCGACTTCCGCGACCGCTCCGACCGCTTGGGCTTCCTCGGCTTGCACCGCCTCACTGGCTTCGGTTCGGTTTCCAAAGACTCGACTCTTGGATGGAGAGCCAGCGACGTGGCCACCTACAACGAGGACCTCGCTAGGACAGGCGAGAACGACCAGCACTCGGCTAATCGTTGGTTCTGGCCGATCTTCTACATTGGCGACCCCGTCGCGCTCGGCGATACCAGCCTGAACATCACCGGACTGCCGGAAAACACTCGCCCACACCTCGACAACCGCATCGGGCACTACTACTACACTAACGAAAACTCCGACCGCGGCGAGTGGCTCATCAACGAGGAAGGCCTCGAAATCGAGGAAGGCATCATCGGCCGCACCCTCTCCTTCGACGGATTGGAACAAGAGGGGTACGGGGCGTCCCTGCAGAGTTTCTTCTGGAACAACCGCATCGTATCCACCATCGGCTGGCGCGAGGACACTGTCGCCAGCATTATGTACGAACGGTTGCCCGACGAGACGCCCGCTTGGGATAAGATCAGCGATGGCGACGAACGCTCGGACTGGGATACTGCAAATCCTATTACCACGCTCGAACAGACCAAGGCCCTCACCACCGGTAGCGTCGTTTTCCACGCCACGCCATGGCTCCGCTTCTTCTACAACGAGTCGGAAAACTTCGACCTCACCTCGCCCGCTACCGATGGCTTCGGTCGCAACATCGACTCCCAAGGCGGTGAGACCACCGAATACGGCGTCGGACTGACCCTCTTCGAGAACAAGCTCGACCTCAAGTTCAACATCTACGAAACCGCCCAGGTCAACCAGCGTGCCGGTTCCCTCGTGTGGGCTCGCATGAAGAACTTCGAGGACACGGTGCGGCGCATGCTGCAAACTCTCGATGGACGGTTCACCAACGGCGACCCCACTCCCTATAACATCGAGGACTGGACCCGGGTCACGGGGATCGATGCAGAAGGCAACCTGCTGACCGACAGCCCCGGCTATCGCGTTCCTGAGCTCGACGACGACGGCAACCAAATCATCGACTTCAACGGCAACCCTCAGTGGACCTTCGAAGACGAGGAAATAAGCTGGAGACCAGAGACCAACGTAAACACCACCCAAGACTCCGTATCCAAAGGATGGGAACTCAGCGGCACTTGGAACCCCACTCGCAACCTGCGTATCCGCGGTAGCGTCTCCCGCTTGGAAAACGCCATTTCCAACGTGCACGAGGAAACCTTGGAATACGTGGCGAAACGCGGCGAGTACTGGAACCAGTTCTTTGACGCTGGCTACCACACCAACGGCCACAACGACGCCACCGTATATTGGGCCGAACCGGATTCGCCAGCAGCCGACGAACTACCCGTATGGGATACCGAGGTCGACGGCGAGCTGCCCTACAACAACTACCGAGTCGAGACGATGGGAGCGATACCTCAGCCGGATCGCCTACTGACCGCTCGCTTCTGGAACACCGTTGGCGACGACATCCTGAACGCCCTCGCCATCCAAGGTATCTCCAGCCACGGCATCTCCGAATACAATGCCCGCGTGGTGGCCAACTACAGCTTCCGCGACGGTTTCATGAAGGGCTTCTCCTTTGGCACCAACCTCCGCTGGGAGAGCGGTAAAGGCCTTGGATACGACGTCGTGGAAGTTGCGGACGAAGAACTCCCTTTCAACTTCCCCAATACCGACGTTAACGGAGACGGCCTGATCGACGAGACCGAGTTCCTCGCCGTACGACGCGACGTGGAGAACCCCATCGAAGGAGACTCGCACGTCACCGGCGGCTTGATGGTCAACTACAAGGGCAAGCT
- a CDS encoding TonB-dependent receptor plug domain-containing protein → MKKHPVRSWVAIPLAASVTWANVSAQTTNSSEDEEIFELSPFTVTSDGDDGYRATSTTAGSRLNTQLKDVAASVSVLTDAFMDDLGAIDVATALSMVAGVETDVTSDVTAINLGSGYLGGDFNNVNASEGTIRVRGLGSATNAANYLEAFGPLDRYNMERVEFLRGANALLFGLGEPGGVVNYTTKKAFMAKDKNEVEFQLDNFGTRRLKVDFSRALIEDKLAVRFAGVANDRRYRVKTAGETDNRAYFTIGYKPFESTRLDAYVEDVHLQGRRPNYRLPQDNTSAWLREYNRAHADAAANGGLVNILDIDGNPTGATKPLQQYLDDNLVYDSSWSATSNGNSGPSPDIPIASRVATDENGNFLVNEGNYRRFMDTRNNGFTGYYTPENGWDSPLGGQFTSYGTLLPNLSAGNNNNPRAQLRFHRSSFGNDAAPGEGAFVDPQVTDEGIFPFLDYEIGALPGNEREVKNQKFGFNLEQKIVEDLFFNLSYLKESYTAEQTFAPLAQAQAVSIDINKYLPGSIPNPSLLTGANGLPVRTNLTLEAAVALAQTNVSNGIQVANNQAFLEQILLDPSLPFTPENDARTPNPNYLRPFFHGRTIGSYRNVESEGFLAQLNYDFDFSEKSDKLGFLGNHRLTGFMSGNSNQTHTYRASGYADYTPGAFEGSTENLPSGRWFVPIWYIGDAVQPGDTALRITDLPDTTVPNLGDSLPYYGFTATNATGASPRGSWQVAPNPVTWRQYVIGNSAELTSIDAGAWGASLQSFFWNNRIVATLGYRKDTVQNDSFFLTNPVDATQIDFDSGIGGSGSRIDEFDLSAPSVLNRTTVALRTNSLVFHATPWLRFFYNESENFALTRPTTDSFGRPNPPASGLTEEYGFGMSLFEDKLDLKFNFYDTRQKDQLGTGAAIRLEQRIPNFENDVLDVIKEQDLARQRGEATAFTIADWQEIRLIDGVLTTVNPALGTGQQLVVDGVPQTNPDGSPTIEYTYEYERLNNLGVTRDSVSEGWELSATYNPNKNLRISANVSRLENELTNIERQSIEYVRLRSEYWQQFFDRGFHTNGDSDSTVYGPDETPAPDSNLLVTNLYNRFGTELLDAIRSEGTSGPGISEYNARLTANYSFREGMLKGFSVGTNLRWESGKVFGYNLIVRDADSLPEGFPTTDINRNGVLDEGEIIIVQDDFNNPLESDAIVTGGMSFAYRGKLHGDKVNWRIQLNIDNLFKQGDDLRPIRLRPDETIVYGINVPTTFKLTNSFDF, encoded by the coding sequence ATGAAAAAACACCCTGTACGCAGCTGGGTCGCAATCCCGCTAGCTGCCAGCGTTACCTGGGCAAACGTCTCCGCCCAGACCACCAACAGCTCTGAAGACGAAGAAATTTTCGAGCTCTCACCTTTCACCGTTACCAGCGATGGCGACGACGGCTACCGCGCCACGTCAACAACCGCAGGCAGCCGCCTCAACACGCAACTGAAAGACGTGGCTGCATCCGTTTCCGTATTGACGGACGCTTTCATGGATGACCTCGGAGCCATCGACGTCGCTACCGCCCTTTCCATGGTGGCGGGCGTCGAAACTGACGTGACCTCCGACGTCACTGCCATCAACCTAGGATCGGGCTACCTCGGAGGAGACTTCAACAACGTGAACGCTTCTGAGGGAACGATTCGCGTTCGCGGGCTCGGCAGCGCCACAAACGCGGCGAACTATCTCGAGGCCTTCGGACCGCTCGACCGTTACAACATGGAACGCGTCGAGTTCCTTCGCGGAGCCAATGCTTTACTCTTCGGTTTGGGCGAACCCGGCGGCGTCGTGAACTACACGACGAAGAAGGCCTTCATGGCTAAGGACAAAAACGAAGTCGAATTCCAGCTCGACAATTTCGGAACCAGACGCCTAAAGGTCGATTTCAGCCGCGCTTTGATCGAGGACAAGTTGGCAGTGCGCTTTGCCGGGGTCGCCAACGATCGTCGCTACCGAGTGAAGACCGCAGGCGAGACCGACAACAGAGCGTACTTCACAATCGGATACAAACCCTTCGAAAGCACTCGGCTCGATGCCTACGTAGAGGACGTGCATCTCCAAGGACGTCGCCCGAACTACCGCCTCCCGCAAGACAACACTTCCGCTTGGTTGAGGGAATACAATCGCGCCCACGCTGATGCCGCTGCCAACGGCGGTTTGGTAAACATCCTGGATATAGATGGTAACCCCACCGGAGCCACCAAGCCGCTCCAGCAGTACCTCGACGACAATCTCGTCTATGACTCCTCGTGGAGCGCCACGAGCAATGGTAATTCAGGGCCTTCTCCCGACATCCCAATCGCTTCGAGAGTGGCTACCGACGAAAACGGCAATTTCTTGGTAAACGAAGGCAACTACCGTCGTTTCATGGATACGCGTAATAACGGATTCACCGGCTACTACACTCCCGAAAATGGTTGGGATTCTCCCCTTGGCGGACAATTTACCAGCTACGGAACACTCCTTCCCAACCTCAGCGCCGGCAACAACAACAACCCTCGCGCCCAGCTCCGTTTTCACCGCAGCTCATTCGGAAACGACGCTGCGCCCGGAGAAGGCGCCTTCGTCGACCCACAGGTCACGGACGAAGGAATATTCCCCTTCCTCGACTACGAGATCGGCGCCCTCCCGGGCAACGAACGCGAGGTCAAGAACCAGAAGTTCGGCTTCAACCTCGAGCAGAAGATCGTCGAGGACCTCTTCTTCAACCTCTCGTACTTGAAGGAAAGCTACACCGCCGAGCAGACCTTCGCGCCGCTCGCCCAAGCCCAAGCGGTGTCGATCGACATCAACAAGTACCTCCCAGGCTCGATCCCGAATCCAAGCCTACTCACCGGAGCAAACGGTTTGCCGGTAAGGACCAACCTGACGCTTGAAGCAGCAGTGGCACTCGCCCAAACCAACGTGAGCAACGGGATCCAGGTTGCCAACAACCAAGCATTCCTCGAACAAATCCTGCTCGATCCTAGCCTTCCATTCACACCAGAGAACGACGCGCGCACGCCCAACCCGAACTACTTGCGCCCATTCTTCCACGGACGCACAATCGGGAGCTACCGAAACGTCGAAAGCGAAGGCTTCCTCGCGCAACTCAACTACGACTTCGACTTCTCGGAAAAGTCGGATAAACTCGGCTTCCTCGGAAATCATCGCCTCACCGGCTTCATGTCCGGCAACTCGAACCAAACCCACACATACCGCGCCTCGGGATATGCCGACTACACCCCGGGAGCCTTCGAAGGCAGTACCGAAAACCTACCTAGCGGCCGCTGGTTCGTGCCGATATGGTATATCGGGGACGCAGTACAGCCCGGCGACACCGCCTTGCGCATAACGGATCTTCCCGATACCACGGTTCCCAACCTAGGCGATTCGCTGCCCTATTACGGCTTCACCGCAACCAACGCTACCGGCGCCTCGCCACGAGGCAGTTGGCAAGTAGCGCCCAACCCGGTCACATGGAGACAATACGTCATCGGCAACAGCGCCGAACTCACCTCGATCGATGCAGGCGCATGGGGTGCCTCGCTGCAGAGCTTCTTCTGGAACAATCGCATCGTGGCTACCCTCGGCTACCGCAAGGACACCGTTCAAAACGATTCGTTCTTCCTCACCAATCCAGTAGACGCCACCCAAATTGACTTCGACAGCGGAATAGGCGGATCAGGCTCGAGAATCGACGAGTTCGATCTCTCAGCCCCATCGGTCCTAAACCGCACCACGGTGGCCCTCCGCACCAACAGTCTCGTCTTCCACGCCACACCATGGCTGCGCTTCTTCTACAACGAATCGGAGAACTTCGCCCTCACCCGTCCTACCACAGATTCCTTTGGACGACCCAATCCTCCCGCATCTGGCCTTACCGAAGAATACGGTTTCGGCATGAGTTTGTTTGAGGACAAGCTGGACCTAAAGTTCAACTTCTACGACACACGCCAAAAAGACCAACTCGGCACTGGCGCCGCTATCCGTCTTGAGCAACGTATCCCGAACTTCGAGAACGACGTCCTCGATGTCATCAAAGAACAAGACCTAGCGAGACAGCGGGGAGAAGCAACTGCCTTCACCATCGCGGACTGGCAGGAAATCCGTCTGATCGATGGCGTCTTGACCACCGTCAACCCAGCCTTGGGAACCGGCCAGCAACTCGTCGTGGACGGGGTGCCGCAGACCAACCCCGATGGATCCCCAACTATTGAATACACCTACGAGTACGAACGCCTGAACAACTTGGGCGTGACTCGTGACTCCGTATCCGAGGGCTGGGAACTGAGCGCGACCTACAATCCAAACAAGAACCTACGCATCTCCGCCAACGTCTCGAGACTTGAGAACGAGCTCACCAACATCGAGCGCCAGTCCATCGAGTACGTCAGACTGCGCTCCGAGTACTGGCAACAGTTCTTTGACCGTGGCTTCCACACCAACGGCGACAGCGACTCGACCGTGTACGGACCCGATGAAACGCCAGCGCCAGACTCGAACCTGCTCGTGACCAACCTGTACAATCGCTTTGGCACAGAACTCTTGGACGCGATTCGCAGCGAGGGAACATCAGGCCCTGGCATCTCCGAGTACAATGCCCGCCTAACCGCGAACTACAGCTTCCGCGAAGGCATGCTTAAGGGCTTCTCGGTCGGCACTAACCTCCGCTGGGAAAGCGGCAAGGTATTCGGCTACAACCTGATCGTGCGTGATGCAGACTCATTGCCAGAGGGATTCCCCACCACTGACATCAACCGCAACGGCGTGCTTGACGAAGGGGAAATCATCATCGTCCAGGATGACTTCAACAATCCACTCGAGAGCGATGCGATCGTTACGGGCGGCATGAGCTTCGCCTACCGCGGCAAGCTCCACGGCGACAAGGTCAACTGGCGTATCCAGCTCAATATAGACAACCTCTTCAAGCAAGGCGACGACCTCCGTCCTATCCGCCTCCGCCCCGACGAAACGATTGTCTACGGTATCAACGTGCCAACTACATTCAAGCTGACGAACTCATTCGATTTCTAG
- a CDS encoding VPDSG-CTERM sorting domain-containing protein, with protein MIKKLYFVAILTLAATSSQAVSISYDFTQGGYEEGAVVTGSFTAEDINTDGQIDGFSGEVSDFSMSFSGNSLVAAFDLLFVDLFSLVYDMDGTIGDGATEGMAATNFFFSFDVGASPFAPPYPLIGGIGDFFTPGASVSSELVIVTAATNSGAADVPDSGPTVALLGLGVLAIATARRRLR; from the coding sequence ATGATAAAAAAACTCTACTTCGTCGCGATTCTAACCCTCGCGGCCACTTCTTCCCAAGCAGTTAGCATCAGCTACGATTTCACCCAAGGTGGCTACGAAGAAGGAGCCGTAGTAACGGGATCCTTCACCGCAGAGGATATCAATACGGACGGACAGATCGACGGCTTCTCTGGCGAGGTCAGCGATTTCTCCATGTCTTTTAGCGGCAATTCCCTTGTAGCAGCTTTCGACCTCCTTTTCGTCGACCTCTTCAGTCTCGTCTACGACATGGACGGAACCATCGGCGACGGAGCGACAGAAGGCATGGCTGCCACAAACTTCTTCTTCTCCTTCGACGTAGGCGCCAGTCCCTTCGCACCGCCGTATCCACTTATTGGAGGCATAGGGGATTTTTTCACACCCGGAGCAAGCGTATCCAGCGAATTGGTGATCGTCACAGCAGCGACCAATTCCGGAGCTGCCGATGTACCTGATTCCGGTCCTACCGTTGCCCTGCTCGGTCTCGGCGTACTGGCAATTGCCACGGCAAGGAGGCGCCTCCGTTAA